CTGTAGATGACGTTTCGTGCGCGCTCGAGTTCGGAAAGGTGAATATGCTTATTGGACCCAGCGGGTGCGGCAAGTCCACGCTCATAGGCATGGCTGTTGGTGCTGTGAGGCCCGATGCTGGTGCCGTCTACATTTGTGGCCACTCTACAGTAACTGAGCCCGAGAAGTGCCGCAGGAACATTGGATACTGCCCACAATCAGACGTTTTGTGGGAGGATCTTACTGTGGAGCAGCACCTTACCTTCTATGCTCGACTAAAGTGTGGCGGTGTTTGGGATGTGCGAGAGATTGTGAATGACATTATTGACACCCtaaatttggaggcacagtgGCTTACAAAGGCGCGGAATCTATCGAGGGGTCAGCGCCGTCGCTTATGCGTCGGTATTGCATTGATTGGTGACCCTGCCGTGCTATTTCTTGATGATCCAACGGCAGGGATGGACGTTAAGGGGCGAAGGGCGGTGTGTGAGGCGCTGAGCAAGGGGCGTGAAGGGCGTGCCGTGCTGATAGCCACCCACGAAATTGATGACGCGGAACGTATCGGGGATTACATCCACGTCATGCAGGGTTGTACTGTACGTGACTCGGGCTCGCCGCTCGTTTTAAAATCAAAGGCAAGTGCTGGGTACGTTTTAAAATGTGTCGTTAGCCCTGGCCTGACGattgaagaggaggatgacTGCATCAACCGACTTGTAGATTTCGTACGGGCTATTGCCCCTGGCGATTACGGCAGTCGTCCCGCGCGGGAGAGTCACGGTACGGTTTGTGGTGTTGGGCTCCTTGGTGTAGAGCGGCGGGGGCGTCAGGTTTCATTCCGCTTTCCGCTCGCCCTGCTCTCGTCTGAAGGCGTCTCCGTTGTTGGCGAAATAGAGGCTCGTCGCAGCGAGTTCCACCTGCAAAGTATTGGACTGAGCATCGCAACGCTACAGGATGTTTTGGATTACCTGACGGTTCAGCATCAACCAACGGCCGGTGCAAATGGAGACAGTGGGCTGTGTGGACTGTCGTTGGATGAAACGAATACGCCGCGCCGCGCTGGTGGCAATGGTTCCACTGTTTCCGTGGAATTTACCCCGTCTGGGACGATTCGAGACGATGAAAAGTTCTCTGCTACTTCCGGCCTCGGTCGAGCGGACACGAATGCCACACGAGACGGGGGGCTTCAGTGGACGTTCTTCTCGCATTTCGCTGCTCTTTTTGTGAAGCGGCTACATTCGGCGAAGTGGGATGCACAGCTCATGTTTTACTACATTGTGATGCCTCTCGCATTCGCTCTTCTTTCGCTTCCCGTTGGTAAGGTTAAGCCAACTGTTCAGCCAGCGTTAACACTCGACTCTTCAATGTACCGCGCCGGCCAGAAGTCTCCCAACTCTACTCTTGTTTGGACTTACTCCAGTGTTCTTGATGACGCGTTTGGTGTTGCAAAATCTGATCTGCGTAATGTTTTCGGGCCCTATTATACGCCGGTGATGGTTGAATGTCACAGAGCGGGTTGTACCGAAGCCTTGTCTGACGTTCTTTATCAGTACTTGAATGGTAACAACTCTCATGCCGATGTTGCTATCGCACTTACCGGTGCGATGTATGGGGTTGCCACTTCTGTAACGATGCACAACCTCTCTTCACCCCATGCAGCGGCCCAGTCCCTCAACATGCTGTACGATGTGGTGAACAATCAGCTATTTGGCGAAGGATCTTTTGTGACAGCACGTAATGAACCAATGCCAATGGGCCCGCACGAGGAGGAAATGTTTGCCGCGTTCCACCGCATTATTGCTGCTCTCTTTGTTATATTGGCCTTTATTCTCATTCCGGCTAACGTCGTTGGTCGTATTGTGaaggaggtgcagtgtggcgCGTATCATCTCCAATGTTTGGCTGGTGCTAATGCATTCTCCTTCTGGCTTAGTGCCATGCTCTTCGATTTCTTATGCTACGTTGTGGCTGAGATTCTCGTGTTGATCGTGTTGTTTGCGTCTGGGTGCGATGAACTCGTTGGCGATGGCCATACAATTCTTGCCGCACTAGCTCTTTTTACGATGTTCGGCCTTTGCCACATTCCGTTCTCCTACGTTCTGAGCTTTCTGTTCAAATCCTCACGAAGAGCGCAAAGCACCGTTCTTGTTGGGAGCCTCGTGCTTGGAATTATGTGGATTCTGATTGAGCCTTTGGCCGTTAAAAACAACCGTGTGGCAGGCATTGTTATGGGCGTGACAAGTTTTCTGCGCGTCACACCGTGCCTTGCTTTCAGTGAGGCCCTCATGGCTATGGTGTGTACGAGGTTGGCGAATATACGAAAGCCGCTGAGGGAGCGACCAAGTCTCTTCAGCCCGCTAGGTTACAGTAGGGGTGGTTTAACCGGTGGTACCGGAACGGGTCTCCTGTACATGGTAGGTACCTTTTTCGTTTGCCTGTTGTTATTTGCCCTACTAGAGCTGCTGAGGCGTCGGGGAGCGGTGTGTTGCCTCGGACCGTGCTCGGAAGGGGATGGTGATGGGAAGCTAAACGCTGCTGCGCATCGAGGCAACCGTAAGAGAATGAAGAGACGGGGAAAAGGCACCCCCGAAGATTGGTGCGCCAACGAAGAGATGACCTCTTACCGTAATGGGGAGTTGGAGGAGGGGCGGGGTGCCGCGGCAGTGGGCCTCTCACTTCAACACGTCACCAAGAGATACGCGGGAGTCTCCACTTTGGCCCTTCGAGACATTTCAATATCTGTGTACAAGGGGGAGACGCTGACGGTTTTGGGTCTTAATGATTCCGGTAAGTCAACAATTCTTTCTATCCTTGCAGGCAGGGTACCACCAACAACTGGGTTTGCTGGCGTCGGTGAAACCATCGTACGTCCCAACGCCGCCCAAAGTAAGGTTGGTTACTGCCCACAAAAAGATGCGCTGATGGACAACTTAACACCATATGATCATCTTCTCTTGTTCTCTAGGCTGCGTGGTAGCACTGAGGAGCAAATCCACAGTGAGGTACCGCGGCTTCTTTGCGTGTTGGGTTTGGAGGACGTGAAGAACTGCCTCGTGCGCACACTAACTCCGGCTCAGAAGAGGCGGTTGTCGCTCGCTGTAGCCTTCGTCGGTGGGACCACGTATCTTCTGCTGGATGAGCCAACCGCCGATATGGACTTCATGTCACGAAGGCAAGTTTTCGCTGCTGTACAGGGATTAGGCAGGGCAAAGTCCGTCATTCTTGCGTCACGCCACCTGGAGGAGATGGAGGTGCTTGTGGATCGTGCCGCTTTTATTGAGTACGGACGCTTGCGATACATTGGCACTCCTCAGGAATTGATGTCGCACTTTACCTGCGACGTCATGTACACTGTGAGGGTGGCGTTTGGCAACACTGTCGCCCCACAGCTGGACCCGCTGGGGGAAACCGTGCGAAACCTTTGTAAGTGCTTTGACAAGGCGCAGGGTTCGCGGGGTTGTCGCATAAAGAGTGTTGTTGGTCGCACCGTTACGCTGGCGGTGACCTGCGATCTCTTGTTTGTGTGCCAGCAAAGTGCCGCGATTAGTGAAGGGGCAATCCCCGGTCTATCGCCAGTGGTACAGGTGAGCGCCACACAACCGCAGTTGGACGACATCTTGTTGGATTTTTAACATAATTATGGACTGGTGTCCGTGAGAAAGGTGTAGGTTGTGCCGTTTCCCGTGTTTGCGTCTGGCGGAAGAGAGTGCTTGCgtgttcctttttgttactcacacacacctcgttcccccttttcattcgAAGTGTGAGGTTGAATATGTGAAGAGGGAGGTGAAAAGGAGCAAGAAGGACAATTGTCTAACTGGCGCAAATTCAGGTAGACATCTCAGGAGTGAACAAATATGGGGTTCAAAGGCGCGCGCgctgggggaggggagggagcgGTTCCCACTTCCTAACACAATGAGACCAACGTACTTTTCttactttattattattaatttattttcttaGTCTTACGTAAGTCAAGGGCATCCAGTGGTTGTGCTGTATTTGTTGACTGCGCGAGTGTTTGAGTGgatggaagagaggaaagaggtGCTGGTTCGCTAATGAAGAGTTAGTGGAAGGGAAATATTGTAACATCGCGTTTTCATCTTGTTGTACACCTATTGGAGGAGATGCGAGTAAGCTTGTGGTAatatttaaaagaaagttaTTCCAAGGAAGTTAAGttataaatttatttattcgtgTATGTagtttccttttctatttcCCTTATTCCTTTTAGCAGATCGAAGGAGTGCATACTGCAGTAGCACAGCATAtagaattttcttctctgccATTGTCTAAtactgctatttttttttcttttgttggctcatctatttttaaatattttccGTTAGTCCCCTTTCTTACTGCTGGTTAGTAGA
Above is a window of Trypanosoma brucei brucei TREU927 chromosome 3, complete sequence DNA encoding:
- a CDS encoding ABC transporter, putative (similar to GP:18478576: ABCA1.2 transporter {Leishmania tropica}; similar to ATP-binding cassette, sub-family A, member 3 (ATP-binding cassettetransporter 3) (ATP-binding cassette 3) (ABC-C transporter). (Swiss-Prot:Q99758) {Homo sapiens}) yields the protein MASAWCIQFRAFLCKVLLQLKSALFTTIFMLLLPTLVMLVLVAGYRSTAIIHVPEMQYDENPLINSSKIFENHFCTNRDAPFSFRRRLPVPMCYPPSEEFECLPSVRGGSLCVLDATLAREALAQLFVAAGPVVIPTLDAYLGLSAFVTHELRRENPSLFARSAKEGMGHYGKLLLVDTKSANHGAAARFRTFCSNVSVLCNEVLGDLPIFASMADARRYAMENDGEVWAIADITDDHRGVGNFVGRGNHFTISMNYSATPWTTEAAIPTTKAMEEGNNLLYITSGFLTLQNAIQQFYVRERLGGRLNSSAIFQYTNLYGPTTVAMPSPPQFKSTFYKWGHYMPLLAIIAALLSGMVFARLIVNEKARMIRGCMEVMGLRWSAMALGWLIIAFLMDFIAVCVPVLLVGFTFFHYVNLAVLFVLYWSFLCQIRALCLFLSTFFTKPRYVKLAICVVTVCCIMSYYRTPESYHAPKVKFMSLLPCVGYLASFDQLIQHASTSQKFHWRDTVEGCNSVALLVGMTWVSTFIMLVLWSYLDQVLPTSSCCRKHPLFFLQAFRRFLCHPRDENTDVISFPWRELGKDEIPPSMKSVLDQHPECRDTENQTIAAVLYGLCKQKKRQNWFCWKRGSSAGISFGTSGSAAVDDVSCALEFGKVNMLIGPSGCGKSTLIGMAVGAVRPDAGAVYICGHSTVTEPEKCRRNIGYCPQSDVLWEDLTVEQHLTFYARLKCGGVWDVREIVNDIIDTLNLEAQWLTKARNLSRGQRRRLCVGIALIGDPAVLFLDDPTAGMDVKGRRAVCEALSKGREGRAVLIATHEIDDAERIGDYIHVMQGCTVRDSGSPLVLKSKASAGYVLKCVVSPGLTIEEEDDCINRLVDFVRAIAPGDYGSRPARESHGTVCGVGLLGVERRGRQVSFRFPLALLSSEGVSVVGEIEARRSEFHLQSIGLSIATLQDVLDYLTVQHQPTAGANGDSGLCGLSLDETNTPRRAGGNGSTVSVEFTPSGTIRDDEKFSATSGLGRADTNATRDGGLQWTFFSHFAALFVKRLHSAKWDAQLMFYYIVMPLAFALLSLPVGKVKPTVQPALTLDSSMYRAGQKSPNSTLVWTYSSVLDDAFGVAKSDLRNVFGPYYTPVMVECHRAGCTEALSDVLYQYLNGNNSHADVAIALTGAMYGVATSVTMHNLSSPHAAAQSLNMLYDVVNNQLFGEGSFVTARNEPMPMGPHEEEMFAAFHRIIAALFVILAFILIPANVVGRIVKEVQCGAYHLQCLAGANAFSFWLSAMLFDFLCYVVAEILVLIVLFASGCDELVGDGHTILAALALFTMFGLCHIPFSYVLSFLFKSSRRAQSTVLVGSLVLGIMWILIEPLAVKNNRVAGIVMGVTSFLRVTPCLAFSEALMAMVCTRLANIRKPLRERPSLFSPLGYSRGGLTGGTGTGLLYMVGTFFVCLLLFALLELLRRRGAVCCLGPCSEGDGDGKLNAAAHRGNRKRMKRRGKGTPEDWCANEEMTSYRNGELEEGRGAAAVGLSLQHVTKRYAGVSTLALRDISISVYKGETLTVLGLNDSGKSTILSILAGRVPPTTGFAGVGETIVRPNAAQSKVGYCPQKDALMDNLTPYDHLLLFSRLRGSTEEQIHSEVPRLLCVLGLEDVKNCLVRTLTPAQKRRLSLAVAFVGGTTYLLLDEPTADMDFMSRRQVFAAVQGLGRAKSVILASRHLEEMEVLVDRAAFIEYGRLRYIGTPQELMSHFTCDVMYTVRVAFGNTVAPQLDPLGETVRNLCKCFDKAQGSRGCRIKSVVGRTVTLAVTCDLLFVCQQSAAISEGAIPGLSPVVQVSATQPQLDDILLDF